A part of Candida albicans SC5314 chromosome 2, complete sequence genomic DNA contains:
- a CDS encoding uncharacterized protein (Ortholog of C. parapsilosis CDC317 : CPAR2_406905, Candida orthopsilosis Co 90-125 : CORT_0C06265 and Candida tropicalis MYA-3404 : CTRG_05051), translating into MTTRSSNSSSVVLNDYLAALILVFVGLVVVVKKLDSIIIELQSLNSNLKVLAP; encoded by the coding sequence ATGACTACTCgatcatcaaattcttctaGTGTCGTTTTAAATGATTATCTTGCTGCTTTAATATTAGTGTTTGTTGgattagtagtagttgtcaaaaaattggataGTATAATCATTGAATTACaatcattaaattcaaatcttaAAGTATTGGCTCCATAA
- a CDS encoding uncharacterized protein (Ortholog of C. dubliniensis CD36 : Cd36_22640, C. parapsilosis CDC317 : CPAR2_406910, Candida tenuis NRRL Y-1498 : CANTEDRAFT_104937 and Debaryomyces hansenii CBS767 : DEHA2D02706g), whose translation MTVLPLIDSSSVSASSSSSSFESQLNSHPQYINIINQYQNFIKTNNETSKIIERIMPNLTGETLKGDDKINLRTKTLYFINDEYLLHHQEIPPGNSSSTSSNGSNYSVTFFHLGHKLTGHKGIIHGGLLATLLDELTCRLAFLNFENQRGVTANLNIDYKQPTIANQFIMIKCIVLEKSGRKCWVKGEVYKLNNQHQEEGEGEGDEVDDDYDLIIDKPENLLTSCKVLVIEPKWVDKLT comes from the coding sequence ATGACAGTACTTCCATTAATAGATTCTTCCTCTGTCTCtgcttcttcatcttcgtCTTCATTTGAATCACAATTAAATTCTCATCCCCaatatatcaatattattaatcaatatcaaaatttcattaaaactaataatgaaacttcaaaaatcattgaaagAATCATGCCAAATTTAACTGGTGAAACACTTAAAGGTGATGATAAAATCAATCTTCGTACCAAAACTttatatttcattaatgatgaatatTTACTTCATCATCAAGAAATCCCACCAggtaatagtagtagtactaGTAGTAATGGCTCTAATTATTCGGTGACATTTTTCCATTTAGGTCATAAATTAACTGGACATAAAGGGATAATTCATGGTGGATTATTAGCTACTTTATTAGATGAATTAACTTGTCGATTAGcttttcttaattttgaaaatcaacGAGGCGTAACGgcaaatttaaatattgattataaacAACCTACTATAGctaatcaatttataatgataaaatgTATTGTGTTGGAGAAATCAGGTCGGAAATGTTGGGTTAAAGGTGAAGTCTATAAATTGAACAaccaacaccaagaagagGGAGAGGGAGAGGGagatgaagttgatgatgattatgatttgattattgatAAGCCAGAGAATTTATTGACTAGTTGTAAAGTGTTAGTGATTGAACCTAAGTGGGTTGATAAGTTGACATAG
- the RSP5 gene encoding NEDD4 family E3 ubiquitin-protein ligase (Putative NEDD4 family E3 ubiquitin ligase; induced during infection of murine kidney, compared to growth in vitro; has murine homolog; possibly an essential gene, disruptants not obtained by UAU1 method), giving the protein MAPNISTSRSNNNTTTINVKVVAAESLYKRDVFRQPDPFAVLTVDGSQTKTTITAKKTLNPYWNETFNFQAKEDSILVIQVFDQKKFKKKDQGFLGVINVRIGDVIDLSLNSSEETITRDLKKSNENLAVSGKIIVVISHNRNSNGGGVTTATTRGTGASSSNNIATITSGVNNLRIGSATTTANSTAQASSDATVGANGSGPTSSLPPIGQGHPETAATPGGAAGAAGAASRQYSSFEDQYGRLPPGWERRTDNFGRTYYVDHNSRTTTWQRPALHQSETERGQQRQSETEAERRQHRGRTLPGEGSVSPLPTGSGNSITSGNVTVNASGANTPVNPAAAVSMAASGATTSGLGELPSGWEQRFTTEGRPYFVDHNTRTTTWVDPRRQQYIRTFGPNTTIQQQPVSQLGPLPSGWEMRLTNTARVYFVDHNTKTTTWDDPRLPSSLDQNVPQYKRDFRRKVIYFRSQPALRILPGQCHIKVRRDHIFEDSYQEIMRQTPEDLKKRLMIKFDGEEGLDYGGVSREFFFLLSHDMFNPFYCLFEYSSHDNYTLQINPNSGINPEHLNYFKFIGRVVGLGVFHRRFLDAFFVGALYKMMLHKKVVLQDMEGVDAEFYRSLKWILDNDITGILDLTFSAEEESFGEIVEVDLKPGGRDIEVTEENKHEYVELITEWRISKRVEEQFKAFIDGFNELIPQELVNVFDERELELLIGGLAEIDCEDWKKHTDYRGYQENDQVIQWFWKCINEWDSEQKARLLQFTTGTSRIPVNGFKDLQGSDGPRRFTIEKAGEANQLPKSHTCFNRVDLPPYTDYESLKQKLTLAVEETVGFGQE; this is encoded by the coding sequence ATGGCTCCTAATATATCTACATCAAggagcaacaacaacactaCCACCATCAACGTTAaagttgttgctgctgaaTCATTATATAAACGAGATGTATTCCGTCAACCAGATCCATTTGCCGTGTTGACAGTTGATGGATCTCAAACTAAAACTACCATCACTGCTAAAAAAACATTAAATCCTTATTGGAATGAAACTTTCAATTTCCAAGCTAAAGAAGATTCTATATTAGTTATACAAGTAtttgatcaaaaaaaatttaaaaagaaagatcaaggatttcttggtgttaTTAATGTTAGAATTGGTGATGTTATTGATTTGTCTTTAAATAGTTCGGAAGAAACTATAACTagagatttgaaaaaatctaaTGAAAATTTAGCGGTATCGGGGAAAATCATTGTTGTGATATCTCATAATAGAAATTCCAATGGAGGAGGGGTAACCACAGCCACTACTAGAGGTACTGGTGCTTCATCATCCAATAATATTGCTACAATTACTAGCGGTGTTAATAATTTACGCATAGGTTCagctactactactgcaAACTCAACAGCACAAGCATCTTCTGATGCAACTGTTGGTGCTAATGGATCAGGTCCAACATCTTCATTGCCTCCAATAGGACAAGGACACCCAGAAACTGCGGCAACCCCAGGAGGAGCAGCTGGAGCAGCTGGAGCAGCATCTAGACAATATTCATCTTTTGAAGATCAATATGGTAGATTACCACCTGGTTGGGAACGTAGAACTGATAATTTTGGTAGAACTTATTATGTTGATCACAATTCTAGAACTACAACTTGGCAACGTCCAGCTTTACATCAATCAGAAACTGAAAGAGGCCAACAAAGACAATCAGAAACTGAAGCAGAAAGAAGACAACATCGGGGTAGAACATTACCTGGTGAAGGATCGGTTTCACCTTTACCAACAGGATCGGGTAATTCCATTACTAGTGGTAATGTCACGGTAAATGCATCAGGTGCGAATACACCAGTCAACCCTGCAGCTGCAGTTTCAATGGCAGCTTCCGGTGCCACTACTAGTGGATTAGGAGAATTACCATCGGGTTGGGAACAAAGATTTACTACTGAAGGACGTCCGTATTTTGTTGATCATAATACTAGAACAACAACTTGGGTTGATCCAAGACGACAACAATATATTAGAACATTTGGTCCTAATACCActattcaacaacaaccagtGAGTCAATTGGGTCCGTTACCTTCAGGTTGGGAAATGAGATTAACCAATACTGCTCGAgtatattttgttgatcaTAATACCAAGACCACTACATGGGATGATCCAAGATTACCATCATCATTGGATCAAAATGTCCCACAATATAAACGTGATTTCAGAAGAAAAGTCATTTATTTCCGTTCACAACCAGCATTAAGAATATTACCGGGACAATGTCATATTAAAGTAAGAAGAGATCATATATTTGAAGATTCatatcaagaaattatGAGACAAACCCCTGAAGATTTGAAGAAGAGATTAatgattaaatttgatgGCGAAGAAGGGTTAGATTATGGTGGTGTTTCTCGtgaattctttttcttattatcTCATGATATGTTTAATCCgttttattgtttatttgaatattcATCTCATGATAATTATACATTACAAATCAATCCTAATTCCGGTATTAATCCTGaacatttgaattatttcaaatttattggtCGTGTTGTTGGATTAGGGGTATTCCATAGAAGATTCTTGGATgctttttttgttggagCATTATATAAAATGATGTTACATAAAAAAGTTGTGCTACAAGATATGGAAGGGGTTGATGCTGAATTCTATCGATCATTAAAATGGATTTTAGATAATGATATAACTGGTATATTAGATTTGACGTTTAGtgctgaagaagaaagttttggagaaattgttgaagttgatttaAAACCTGGTGGTAGAGATATTGAAGTGactgaagaaaataaacaTGAATATGTTGAATTAATAACTGAATGGAGAATAAGTAAACGAGTGGAAGAACAATTCAAAGCATTTATTGATGGGTTCAATGAATTAATACCTCAAGAATTGGTTAATGTATTTGATGAACGtgaattagaattattaattggTGGATTAGCGGAAATTGATTGTGAAGATTGGAAAAAACATACTGATTATCGTGGTTATCAAGAAAATGATCAAGTTATTCAATGGTTTTGGAAATGTATTAATGAATGGGATTCAGAACAAAAGGCAAGATTATTACAATTTACAACGGGGACTTCCCGTATACCAGTTAATGGTTTCAAAGATTTACAAGGTAGTGATGGACCAAGAAGATTTACTATTGAAAAAGCTGGTGAAGCTAATCAATTGCCCAAATCTCATACATGTTTCAATAGAGTTGATTTACCACCTTATACTGATTATGAAagtttgaaacaaaaattaacaTTGGCAGTTGAAGAAACAGTTGGATTTGGACAAGAATAG
- the MSU1 gene encoding Msu1p (Ortholog(s) have exoribonuclease II activity, role in mitochondrial RNA catabolic process and mitochondrial degradosome localization), producing MLRLQEVHIRKCYGSKIILKHNLHISSTLLYNKPSIPSSRRSRSKQKFTSKSKYDDSFFKNIFQENKDNKSKSIETQSQDTHQEVKTSGLEKIQNLVKSKVKSRSIFDSYANLRIDITKPNDELVRSIIKNTKTMNKKRFTDPATSWLSNFSQKEIQELQDFLNNDLPINGTINGKTMETPVKIGDLVTLGSESLRLYLVTSVPKTFNSRICTFLSDRGEIMFAPFSTIGYRFSGLIPDKYHKNIEKFVVLEQKYLNIPPIGIPDAVFSKSNSALPKELQDRENGTKKVVTEEKEEVVDVDGNGDPDESAYLDPNDFIVQQASSQLLSNTDVQTFIVPTTVRQIYVPALLQISNEAFWKMGPMYRKLEELHRSLQVDDNNGEFNTPRTVSIFEILSKLKQPTSEQSTSTIKLGKSPTNSIDYDQRQYKISDVMAVLSLLKKQSHLWTILPCKSSFTPTKVTIWPLAQTKEEERTVEYLNNDDGLTEITKYCGQVALGQKPANTKPIFYNNVEKMLREYVNGKYKDDASISTTLVSLLRKVDKYFVELGIPLKEEAYKNEYSYGKAYDLLTKLNNDVVVNPLLWSEQANLPTEENASANTLTKQKFYNYMDQELANETPNEILQNTIANEIYNEDPLQHLRQDMREIPIYCIDDPTAHEIDDGISIHEDQQDYIVSIHVAEPSSYIKPESIISSLAFEKTSTSYMPDTAFPMLPKLVSDIAGLGIPDKDTRTFVIQYRVDKKTVDEYISNKVNDKNYKVDQLLLDQIISQINESSNIIFATVSNFRQGFTYDKVNEVLNDEIKINQYKSMGQSNDLDFNNLIKLQYISSLLWEIRKSNHAYTNSGNTKLMVKKNNTSNTNCDTEFIYDANELQMKLANSNNTVSIGFANLESASIKLVTENMIIANYLTARFATTNNIKILYRYLDPKFNDELLSEYQKLMKLSDTNNNTSIPTDQLTQMFPFFTRGLVTDKPQKHLLMGLSMYSNITSPLRRYIDLVNQWKIQDFFLGKQQQQQQQSRIDDKNIPAIASYLNGQGEIIRNIQSRANTFWQGLFLRNYQDLKNNYNHNHNHNPIDFKLKLITNPTMGPTVGVYIPNFRFINAHVEVSSEMLEDFKSGQLKIGGLIDSNKLHLKQVDFLENEVIFEYK from the coding sequence ATGTTGAGACTTCAAGAAGTTCATATACGAAAATGTTATGGGTCtaaaataatactaaaaCATAATCTTCATATATCTTCTActttattatataataaacCTTCGATTCCATCAAGTCGACGATCAAGACTGAAACAAAAGTTCACATCTAAATCTAAATATGAtgattcatttttcaaaaatatattccaAGAAAATAAGGATAATAAATCGAAAAGTATTGAAACCCAATCTCAAGATACtcaccaagaagttaaaaCTTCAGGATTGGagaaaattcaaaatcttgTTAAATCCAAAGTTAAATCACGTAGTATATTTGATTCTTATGCTAATTTAAGAATAGATATAACTAAAccaaatgatgaattagtacgatcaataattaaaaataccAAAACTATGAATAAGAAAAGATTTACTGATCCTGCTACTTCTTGGTTAAGTAATTTCTCCCAAAAGGAAATACAAGAATTACaagattttttaaataatgatttaccTATTAATGGAACAATTAATGGGAAAACTATGGAAACTCCAGTTAAAATTGGTGATTTAGTAACTTTAGGATCAGAAAGTTTACGTTTATATTTAGTTACATCCGTACCTAAAACTTTTAATTCAAGAATTTGTACTTTTTTAAGTGATAGAGGTGAAATTATGTTTGCTCCCTTTAGTACTATTGGTTATCGATTTTCCGGATTAATACCTGATAAATATcataaaaatattgaaaaatttgttgtattggaacaaaaatatttaaatattcCGCCTATTGGTATACCTGATGcagttttttcaaaatcaaattcagcTTTACCTAAAGAACTTCAAGATCGGGAAAATGGAACAAAGAAAGTGGTGactgaagaaaaagaagaggtTGTAGATGTTGATGGTAATGGTGATCCTGATGAGTCGGCATATTTGGATCcaaatgattttattgTCCAACAGGCATCTTCACAATTATTATCTAATACTGATGTACAAACATTTATTGTACCAACCACAGTTCGACAAATATATGTTCCAGCATTATTGCAAATTTCTAACGAAGCATTTTGGAAAATGGGACCAATGTATCGGAAATTAGAAGAATTACATAGAAGTTTACAAGTTGATGACAATAATGGAGAATTCAATACTCCAAGAACAgtatcaatatttgaaatattgaGCAAACTCAAACAGCCAACATCTGAACAATCAACATCGACTATAAAATTAGGTAAATCACCAACTAATCTGATAGATTATGATCAACGACAATATAAGATATCAGATGTTATGGCagtattatcattattgaaaaagcaAAGTCATTTGTGGACAATTTTACCATGTAAGCTGTCATTCACCCCTACAAAAGTAACAATATGGCCGCTTGCCCAaactaaagaagaagaaagaacggttgaatatttaaataatgatgatggaTTAACTGAAATTACTAAATATTGTGGTCAAGTTGCTTTAGGTCAAAAACCAGCCAATACTAAACCAatattttataataatGTTGAGAAAATGTTAAGAGAATATGTGAATGGGAAATATAAAGATGATGCATCAATATCTACTACTTTAGTATCACTTTTACGGAAAGTagataaatattttgttgaattgggAATACCACTTAAAGAAGAAGCTTATAAGAATGAATATTCATATGGTAAAGCTTATGATTTGCTCACTAAATTAAACAATGATGTTGTGGTCAATCCATTATTATGGTCTGAACAAGCTAATTTACCAACTGAAGAAAATGCATCGGCCAATACTTtgacaaaacaaaaattttataattatatgGATCAAGAACTTGCCAATGAAACCcctaatgaaattttacaaaatacTATTGCCAATGAAATCTATAATGAAGATCCATTACAACATTTAAGACAAGATATGAGAGAAATCCCTATATATTGTATTGATGATCCAACGGCCcatgaaattgatgatggtATTTCTATACATGAAGATCAACAAGATTATATTGTTTCTATTCATGTTGCTGAACCCAGTTCATATATTAAACctgaatcaataataagTTCTTTGgcatttgaaaaaacttCAACTAGTTATATGCCAGACACTGCTTTCCCCATGTTACCTAAATTAGTATCAGATATTGCTGGATTAGGAATCCCTGACAAGGATACTCGAACATTTGTGATTCAATATAGAGTTGATAAGAAAACTGTCGATGAATATATTTCCAATAAAGTGAACgataaaaattataaagttgatcaattgttattagatcaaataatttctCAAATCAACGAAAGTAgcaatattatttttgccACAGTTTCTAATTTTCGACAAGGGTTCACTTATGATAAAGTCAATGAAGTATTGAAtgatgaaataaaaatcaatcaatataaatcaatggGTCAATCCAATGATcttgatttcaataatttgataaaacttCAATATATATCTTCATTACTTTGGGAAATTAGGAAATCTAATCATGCATATACAAATAGTGGTAATACTAAATTAAtggtcaaaaaaaataacactAGCAATACAAATTGCGATACTGAATTCATTTATGATGCAAATGAATTACAAATGAAACTTgccaattcaaataatacaGTTTCAATTGGATTTGCTAATTTAGAAAGtgcatcaattaaattagtTACAGAAAATATGATCATTGCCAATTATTTAACAGCAAGATTTGCCACCACTAAcaatattaaaatattatatCGATACCTTGATCCTAAatttaatgatgaattgttATCCgaatatcaaaaattaatgaaattatcaGATACTAATAACAATACGTCAATCCCCACGGATCAATTAACACAAATGTTCCCATTTTTCACTAGAGGTTTAGTCACTGATAAACCTCAAAAACATTTACTTATGGGATTATCAATGTATTCTAATATAACATCACCATTAAGAAGATATATCGATTTAGTGAATCAATGGAAAATTcaagatttctttttaggtaaacaacaacaacagcaacaacaatctaGAATAgatgataaaaatattCCTGCTATTGCCAGTTATTTAAATGGTCAAGGTGAAATCATTAGAAATATTCAACTGAGAGCAAATACTTTTTGGCAAGGGTTATTTTTAAGAAATTatcaagatttgaaaaacaactacaaccacaaccacaaccacaacccaattgattttaaattgaaattaattacTAATCCAACAATGGGTCCTACAGTTGGTGTTTATATACCAAATTTTAGATTTATTAATGCTCATGTTGAAGTATCATCAGAAATGTTGGAAGATTTCAAACTGggtcaattgaaaattggtggattaattgattctaataaattacaTTTAAAACAAGTTGATTTCTTGGAAAATGAAGTGatatttgaatataaatag
- a CDS encoding uncharacterized protein (Has domain(s) with predicted zinc ion binding activity) codes for MEESNDYPSCSLQNSFISTLDHLPCDIVRSLWLIQSCNLKIDKYKQELNELLEKYATTTTTLTNEESYFLKRIVELKKRIEYLSRETIQESRSMNNQLITHKLNLLEEMNQLKKIEISKHNLIDDIEMKELRQQLKTHYNEHPLVSQMEAVQEQKDLIISSNDKSQTNDKNGGSSDSSSNTNGILKNKIKDEPEKSKLKLILRIPKQDKVIKPKNKKIVKKVQKKPTERNTVISKDNKKSKTLRKKVPQLIELKEEPEKEEEQEDTTLYCFCKQPSFGNMISCDNESSCPNGEWFHYKCVGILNRVVALKYTTGKESWYCSENCKSMALQAKQSKKQKNGKRRKRRSHW; via the coding sequence ATGGAGGAGTCTAATGATTATCCATCATGTTCACTtcaaaattcatttatatcAACATTAGATCATCTACCGTGTGATATTGTCCGATCACTCTGGTTAATTCAATCATgtaatttaaaaattgataaatataaacaagaattaaatgaattattagagaaatatgcaacaacaacaacaacattaacTAATGAGGAAtcatattttttgaaacGAATAGTGGAATTGAAGAAACGAATAGAATATTTATCAAGGGAAACGATTCAAGAATCACGATCAAtgaataatcaattaattactcataaattgaatttattagaagaaatgaatcaattaaagaaaattgaaattagtaaacataatttaattgatgatattgagATGAAGGAATTAagacaacaattgaaaactcATTATAATGAACATCCATTAGTTTCTCAAATGGAAGCTGTTcaagaacaaaaagattTGATAATAAGTTCCAATGATAAGAGTCAGACCAATGACAAAAATGGTGGCAGTAGTGATAGCAGTAGTAATACGAATGGTATTTTgaagaataaaattaaagatgaaccggaaaaatcaaaacttaaattaatattaagAATCCCTAAACAAGATAAAGTCATTAAACCTAAAAATAAGAAGATTGTCAAGAAGGTACAAAAGAAACCTACTGAAAGAAATACAGTAATTAGCaaagataataaaaagTCAAAAACTTTAAGGAAGAAAGTTCCACAATTaatagaattgaaagaagaacCAGAGAAAGAAGAGGAACAAGAAGATACTAcactttattgtttttgtaaaCAACCATCTTTTGGTAATATGATTTCTTGTGATAATGAAAGTTCATGTCCAAATGGAGAATGGTTTCATTATAAATGTGTTGGAATATTAAATCGAGTGGTGGCATTGAAATATACCACAGGGAAAGAAAGTTGGTATTGTTCTGAGAATTGTAAATCTATGGCTTTACAAGCCAAACAATCtaaaaaacagaaaaatggaaagagaagaaaacgAAGAAGTCATTGGTAG
- a CDS encoding putative asparagine synthase (Ortholog(s) have cytosol, nucleus localization), whose translation MCGILLKVSNKPLDIPSCIPQPLRQTDNDQKTNSNQHQQQHQQWETLDKAIIESFLNKGSELKPLTNQQIYKLNNLSHLRELNNQLSKLKNNVKRLSSDLEYQRQEQIKQLQTEIDLISKDYDDDDNDGLEIDRQKGEGEDDLDQLIYNISNRGPDYLNFSQFNTTTNNGDEFHFQTFSAILSLRQPFTRQPIFKDQFVLQFNGELYNQECLQINDTQFIIDKLHEHLQVNDNRNNAILSTLKSLNGEFAIILIDLLENKIYFGRDSIGKRSLCYKLSGGVKNKQLIISSVSNKGFIDCENIIYEYNLGYNTLAKHKLHELPSHANIESGAIKDEEQLVKNLYDELKKSIWKRQDSIHPLIEDNNQESKLAVLFSGGLDCTIIANIICQLFMEQNTTTKTPIDLLTVGFDNPRTNQKSNESPDRKLAIKSWFHLNKQFPLLNLQLIEINVDYKSWLLHKSRVKKLMYPYNTEMDLSIAIAFYFASSCLKSITSKTILRDKQIDWDTFIQSPNKYITKIENYESKAKVLFSGLGADELFAGYSRHEAIFNKKENITNDNTNLLYEELQESLNYDISIIHQRNLSRDDRVISCWGKELRYPYLDENFIDWVIQNIPPQLKFKYKYEYSTTTTTTTPPTTTTPTVSTKKSNKNKLTFIPTRKYILRQLANYLQMSYVSIELKRAIQFGAKSAKLEIGQNKTKGTDSL comes from the coding sequence ATGTGTGGAATTTTACTTAAAGTATCAAATAAACCATTGGATATACCATCATGTATTCCACAACCATTAAGACAAACTGATAATGATCAAAAAACCAACTCtaatcaacatcaacaacaacatcaacaatggGAAACCTTAGATAAAGCcattattgaatcatttttaaataaagGATCGGAATTAAAACCATTAActaatcaacaaatttataaattaaataatttatctcATTTAAGAgaattaaataatcaattatcgAAACTTAAAAATAACGTGAAAAGATTATCATCAGATTTAGAATATCAACGACAAgaacaaattaaacaattacaaacagaaattgatttgatctCTAAagattatgatgatgatgataatgatgggTTAGAAATTGATAGACAAAAAGGAGAAGGAGAAGATGATTtggatcaattgatttataatatatCTAATAGAGGTCCagattatttgaatttcagTCAATTCAATACCACTACCAATAATGGAGATGAATTTCATTTCCAAACATTTCTGGCGATATTATCCTTACGACAACCATTTACAAGACAACCGATTTTCAAagatcaatttgttttacaATTCAATGGGGAATTATATAATCAAGAATGTTTACAAATTAATGATACccaatttataattgataaattacaTGAACATTTACAAGTGAATGATAATAGAAATAATGcaattttatcaacttTAAAATCTCTTAATGGAGAATTTGccataattttaattgatttattggaaaataaaatttattttggtCGTGATTCTATTGGTAAACGTTCATTATGTTATAAATTGAGTGGTGGTgtcaaaaataaacaactTATTATTAGTTCTGTATCAAATAAAggatttattgattgtgaaaatataatttatgaATATAATTTGGGTTATAATACATTAGCGAAACATAAGTTACATGAATTACCAAGTCATGCCAATATAGAAAGTGGTGCTATAAAAGATGAAGAACAATTAGTGAAAAACCTCTATGAtgaattgaagaaatctATATGGAAACGACAAGATTCTATTCATCCTTTAATAGAAGACAACAATCAAGAAAGTAAATTAGCCGTTTTATTTAGTGGTGGATTAGATTGTACTATAATTGCCAACATAATATGTCAATTATTCATGGAACAGAATACCACCACTAAAAcaccaattgatttattgacAGTCGGATTTGATAATCCTCGTACTAACCAAAAAAGTAATGAAAGTCCTGATAGGAAATTAGCCATTAAATCATGGtttcatttaaataaacaattcccattattgaatttacaattgattgaaattaatgttGATTATAAATCTTGGTTATTACATAAAAGTCgagtgaaaaaattgatgtATCCATATAATACAGAAATGGATCTTTCTATAGCAATTGCATTTTATTTTGCTTCTAGTTGTTTAAAAAGTATTACTTCGAAAACTATATTAAGggataaacaaattgattggGATACATTCATTCAATCaccaaataaatatattaccaagattgaaaattatgaaTCTAAAGCAAAAGTATTATTCAGTGGATTAGGAGCCGATGAATTATTTGCTGGATATTCTCGTCATGAAGCCATTTtcaacaagaaagaaaatatcaCTAACGATAATACTAATCTACTTTATgaagaattacaagaatcattaaattatgatatatcaattattcATCAACGTAATTTAAGTAGAGATGATCGAGTCATTAGTTGTTGGGGTAAAGAATTACGTTATCCATATTTAgatgaaaatttcattgattgggttattcaaaatattccaccacaattaaaattcaaatacaaGTATGAATattctactactactactactactactcctcctactactactactccTACGGTTTCTACCAAAAAGtctaataaaaataaattaacttTCATACCAACAAggaaatatattttaaGACAATTAGCTAATTATTTACAAATGTCATATGTATCAATAGAACTTAAACGAGCAATTCAATTTGGAGCCAAAAGTGctaaattagaaattggtcaaaataaaaccaaaGGTACTGATAGTCTATAG